One region of Limnothrix sp. FACHB-406 genomic DNA includes:
- a CDS encoding transposase yields the protein LTLAYGEYYLITSTEVQPIQSENQGRVVALDPGVRTFMTFFAESSYGWIGNDSNLLIQKLCFKLDRLISKITKAKSAQKRRFKKAADRLRSKVQHLVKELHHKTARFLTENFDVILLPSFESSQMVSKSRRKIKSKTVRQMLTLSHYQFKKHLEWKAWELGKIALTDINEAYTSKTVSWTGEIVKIGGSRIIKSKVDGRSMNRDLNGARGIFLRALVDTPWLRDHLNLCIC from the coding sequence TTGACACTTGCCTATGGCGAGTATTACCTGATCACCTCAACAGAAGTGCAACCCATTCAGTCCGAAAACCAAGGGCGGGTGGTTGCCTTAGATCCCGGTGTCCGCACATTCATGACCTTCTTTGCTGAGTCATCCTATGGATGGATTGGCAATGACTCGAACTTGCTGATTCAAAAGCTGTGCTTCAAGCTGGATCGCCTGATTTCCAAAATCACCAAGGCTAAGTCAGCCCAGAAGCGCCGCTTCAAGAAAGCCGCCGATCGCCTACGTTCTAAGGTGCAACACCTGGTGAAAGAACTTCACCACAAAACCGCACGGTTTCTGACTGAAAACTTTGATGTGATCTTACTGCCCAGTTTTGAATCATCTCAAATGGTGAGCAAATCACGTCGAAAGATTAAGTCGAAAACCGTGCGGCAGATGTTGACCCTATCGCATTACCAGTTCAAGAAACATCTGGAATGGAAAGCTTGGGAGTTGGGCAAGATTGCCTTGACCGACATCAACGAAGCCTACACGTCCAAAACCGTTTCATGGACAGGTGAAATCGTCAAGATTGGCGGCTCTCGGATCATCAAGTCGAAAGTTGATGGGCGGTCAATGAATCGGGATCTCAATGGTGCTCGTGGGATTTTCCTGCGGGCATTGGTTGATACGCCTTGGTTGAGAGACCATCTCAACTTATGCATTTGTTAG